From the Rhizobium sp. SL42 genome, the window CGGCAGCAACGGTCTGCCCGGCGAGGGCACGTTCGACCGCATCTTCGCAACCTCCGCCTATCCTTCCATGCCGCGTTTTTTTGCCGAACAGCTGGTCTCGGGCGGCATGTTGCTGGTGCCGATCATGGTCGATGCAGAGCGCTGCATCATGGTTCGGCTGACCAAGACCGGCAGTCGTTTCGAGCGGGAAGACCTCTTCGAAGTGCCTTTCCTGCCGATGCAGCCGAAAATCGCCCTGCATATCTGACGCAAGCCGGAAGTCTGCTGCCTGGCCGCATCGCTTGTCTGGCAGAGGGTTTCGGATGGCGGCACGGTGTTGCCGGCCTGCCGATGGTCAAGTGATTACATGCGTAATGTCGAAATAGTTCACAACGATTCCGAGCGGTTAACCGGCCGGTAACACTAACGCGCTTTAATAAACCCCATAGTTCGTTGCGTCATATGTGGGTCGAGTCATGCGTAAAAGTGTATCGCCGAAAGCCGGATTGCCCTTCGCCCGTCTCTGCGGTGCCATTCTTCTGGCCAGTACCGCGGCCGGGTGCAGTTCCGATGCGACCCGTTTCAGCTCGCTGTTTTCCACGGACAATATCACCACGGCATCGATCCCGCGTCAGCAGGCCGGAATGAACGGTCAGGCTCCCATGCCGGCCGAGAATATTGGCAGCGGCTCTGTCGCCTCGCAGCCCAATTACAACTACAATACCCAGCAGCAGGCGATGGCGCAGCCCATGCCCGCCGCCAGCACCTATCAGCCCGCCTCGGCACGCGCCGCCAGCACGCCGGTCGCCGTCCAGCGCACCGAACTTGCGGCACCGATCGGCGCCGCATCGTCTGGCGGAACCGATCGCAACACCGCCCGTGCCGAAGCTCTGGCCCAGCCCTTCCCGAGCGCACCGGCGCAGAACGGCAATGAGACCGTGGCGCTGGCTGCTCCCGCAAGGAACCTGGCTGAACCGGCGACGACCGGCACCACGCCAAGGACCGCTGGCTGGAGCGCGACCAACGGTGCGCGTGTGACCTTGAAGCCGGGTGAAACCATCGCCACGCTTTCGGATCGCTACGGCGTGCCGCAGAAGGAAATCCTCCGGGTCAACGGCCTGTCGAAGTCCAGCGATGTCGCAAGCGGCCAGATGGTCATCATTCCGACCTTCGGCGGCGGTGCGAATGCAGCCCGCGCGGCCTCGGATTCGTCGGCTGTTCCGCTCGACGGCAAGAAGCCGATCCTGCCCGACCAGCAGCAGAACGTGGCGGTTCTGCCGACCTCGCTCAATTCGCGCGAAAAGCAGCAGACGGCGTCCGCCAGCGCCAATGGCAAGGCACTCTCCGGCGCGGGCGAGGGCGATGCACCCGGCAGCTATGTGGTGAAGCCGGGCGATTCACTGGCCCGTATTGCCAAGGCGACAGGCACGCCGGTTGAACAGTTGAAAAAGGCGAACGGCCTGACCACCGCCAATATTCGTATCGGCCAGACACTGAGGATTCCGGCAAACGGCGCTGGCGTCGCCAAGGCGGCTCCGGCAAGCGACCTGGTCAAGACGGCATCCGTGCCTGCGGCATCAACCGCCGGCAACCAGCCTGCCGGTTACAAGGCGCCGACCGCGACCAAGTCGGTCAGCGAAGTCGCCTCCGTCGATACCGAATCGGCAGCACCGGAAGCAACCGGCATCGGCAAGTATCGCTGGCCGGCACGCGGTGCGGTGATTGCCGGTTTCGGCGCCAATGTCGATGGCAAGCGCAGCGACGGCATCTCGATCTCGGTTCCCACGGGTACCCCGGTCAAGGCGGCTGAAAATGGCGTGGTCATCTATGCCGGCAACGGGCTGAAGGAACTCGGCAACACTGTCCTCGTCCGTCACGACGACGGTACCGTCACCGTCTACGGTCATGCCGATGCTCTGGACGTTCAGCGCGGCCAGAAGGTGCAGCGCGGTCAGACGATCGCCACGTCCGGCATGAGCGGCAACGTCAAGCGGCCGATGCTGCATTTCGAAGTGCGCAAGAACGCATCGCCGGTCAATCCAATGACTTTCCTGGAATAGGTTTTGCGTACCAGGTAGTGAGAAAGGCCCGGGGGAACCCGGGCCTTTTTCGTTCAGGCTTGTGGACGGTCGACTGAAATGCGCATCCGTCCGGCGAGATCCTGGATATATTGCCAGGCAACGCGGCCGGATCGGCCGCCGCGCGTTGTCGCCCATTCCAGCGCCTCGTGATGCAGTTGCGTCTTGTCGAGCGGCAGTTTGAAATGATCGGCATAGCCATCAATCATCGTCAGATAATCGTCCTGGCTGCATTTGTGGAAGCCGAGCCAAAGGCCGAAGCGATCAGACAGAGAGACTTTTTCCTCGACGGCTTCGGAAGGATTGATCGCCGTCGACTGCTCGTTTTCCATCATATGGCGCGGCAAGAGATGGCGACGGTTCGAGGTTGCGTAAAACAACACATTGTCCGGCCGTCCCTCGATGCCGCCGTCGAGGGCCGCCTTCAGCGACTTGTAGGCGGTATCGTCATGGTCGAACGACAGGTCGTCGCAGAAAACGATGATCCGGTGCTCGGCGATCTTGAGAATATCCAGAAGGCCCGGCAGGCTGGAAATATCCTCGCGATGGACCTCGACCAGCTTCAGCGAAACGCCGGTCGTCTTGCGGATATCGGCATGCACGGCCTTGACCAGCGATGACTTGCCCATGCCGCGGGCTCCCCAGAGCAGGACATTGTTGGCCGGAAATCCTTCGGCAAAGCGCAACGTGTTGTCCTGCAGGATGTCGCGCACATGATCGACGCCGCGGATCAACTGCAGTTCGACGCGGTTGGGCCGCACGACAGGCTGAAGATGATGACGCGCCGCGTTCCAGACAAAACAGTCGGCGGCGCTCCAATCGTTGACCACCGGGGGTGGTCCGGCCAGCCGCTCGATGGCGTCGGCCAGCCGTTTGACTTCACCCAGCAGAGCCAGCGTCGTGTCATCACTCATGGCAACCTCCTTGCGATCTGCATTCATCGGGCCTCGAAGGCCCCTTGTCCGCCGGGTATCATGGCGAATTTTCCACTGAAAGGGTAAGAGCCGGGAAAATGGTACGCAGGCACGCTGTTTTTGTTGCATTCGCAGGCTTGGTCACTATATTCCGGCGACCTGAACGCGGGGGCCGTGAAGCCTGCCGCTTGTCTTCATAGGAGTTTTTCATGTTTATCACGCAGGCCTTTGCCCAGGGAACGACCGCAGCTCCGAGCGCGATGGGTTCCGGGTTCGAAATGCTGCTGCTGTTCGCACCGTTGATGGTGGTCTGGTATTTCTTCCTGATTCGCCCGCAGCGCGCCCAGTTGAAGAAGCGCCAGGAATCGCTGTCCGCAATTCGTCGCGGCGACCAGGTTGTTCTCGGCGGCGGCCTCGTCGGTAAGGTCACCAAGGTGGTCGACGACAACGAACTCGAAGTTGAAATCGCCGACGGCGTCAAGGTTCGTGCCATGCGCACCTATATTGCCGAAGTCCGCGTCAAGGGCGAGCCCGTCAAGACGGACGCTGCCTCCTAATCATCGCCAGGCCGGCCTCGCGCCGGCCTTTGCGTTTTGTTCGACGCCTCATTTCTGAGAGTGCCATGTTATACGTTTCTCGCTGGAAGACAGTGTTTATCTGGTTGACCGTCCTGGTCAGCGTCCTGTTGGCTTTGCCCAACGCCTTCAGCGATGAAGAATTGTCGGCTTTCCCATCCTGGTTCCCGACCAACAAGGTAACGCTTGGCCTCGATCTTCAGGGCGGATCGCACATCATGCTCAAGCTTGAGCGTGCGGATATCGTCAAGGAGCGGCTGGAAACCGTTGTTGGCGATATCCGCGCGCAATTGCGCGATGCAAGCATTCGCTACACCGGCCTGTCCGGCGTCGGCCAGCAGGTCCAGGTCCGCATCACCGATGCTGACAAGGTCGAGGCAGCCGTCGAGGCGCTGCGCACATTGACCGATCCGGTGAGCGCCGGCGGCCTGACGGGCGGATCGATTGCGGAAGTCACGCTTGAACAACAGGAAGGCGGCCTTCTGCGGTTGAACCTCACGGATGCCGGCATCGACTACCGTGTGTCGTCGGCGTTGACCCAGTCGATGGAGGTGGTTCGCCGCCGCGTCGATGAACTTGGCACGACCGAACCCCTTATCCAGCGCCAGGGCGCCGATCGAATCATCGTCCAGGTTCCGGGTCTGACCGATCCACAGCGCCTGAAATCACTGCTCAACCAGACGGCCAAGCTGTCCTTCCACATGGTCGACACCTCGATGCCGGTGACCGAGGCGATGAACAATCGTCCGCCTCCGTCGTCTGAAATCCTCTATTCGACCGACGATCCGGCCGTTCCCTACCTGATCGAGAAGCGTGCGCTGGTCTCCGGCGAAAATCTCGTCGATTCCCAGGCGTCCTTCGACCAGCGCAGCAACGAACCCGTTGTCAGCTTCCGGTTCGACAGCCGCGGCGCCCAGCGTTTTGCTCAGGCAACGCAGCAGAACGTCGGTCGGCCCTTCGCCATCGTGCTTGACCAGCAGGTGATTTCGGCTCCGGTCATTCGCGAGCCGATCCTCGGCGGATCCGGCCAGATCTCAGGCAATTTTACCGTTGAAGGCGCAAACGATCTCGCCGTGCTGCTGCGCGCCGGCGCGCTTCCGGCGACCCTCACGGTGGTCGAAGAGCGTACCGTCGGTCCGGGCCTTGGCGCGGATTCGATCAACGCCGGTGTCGTCGCCAGTGGCATCGGTGCACTCTTCGTCGTGTTCTTTATGATCGCCTTTTACGGTTCCTGGGGCGTCATGGCGAACATCGCGCTTGCCGCCAACGTTGCCATGATCCTGGCGGTGTTGAGCCTGATCGGTTCGACGCTGACCCTGCCAGGTATTGCTGGTATCGTGCTCACCATGGGCATGGCGGTCGATTCCAACGTTCTGGTCTATGAACGTATCCGCGAAGAGGCGAAGGCCGGCCGGCCCTTGCACCAGGCGATCGACACCGGTTTCACCAAGGCCTTTGCCACCATCGTCGATGCCAACCTGACGACGTTGATTGCGGCCGTCGTTCTGTTCTTCCTCGGATCCGGTCCGGTGCGCGGCTTTGCCGTGACGCTTGCGGTCGGTATCGTGACCACCGTCTTTACCGCCTTCACCATGACCCAGTGGCTGATGGCCATGTGGTTCCGCTGGAAGCGTCCGAAGCATATCCCGAAGGGCGTACGCACCGGTATCTTCGACGCCCAGAACATTCGCTTCATGGCTGTTCGCAACTACACGTTTGCGTTGGCCGGGACGCTGGCCTTCATATCGCTCGCTGGCTTTGCAACGCTTGGCATGAACCTTGGCATCGACTTCAAGGGCGGCTCGATCATCGAGGCGCAGGCCCGCAACGGCAATGCCGATATCTCCGATATCCGCGAGCGACTGAGCCAGCTCAATCTGGGCGAAATCCAGGCGCAGGGCTTCGGCGGCGATGCGAGCGTGC encodes:
- the secDF gene encoding protein translocase subunit SecDF, translated to MLYVSRWKTVFIWLTVLVSVLLALPNAFSDEELSAFPSWFPTNKVTLGLDLQGGSHIMLKLERADIVKERLETVVGDIRAQLRDASIRYTGLSGVGQQVQVRITDADKVEAAVEALRTLTDPVSAGGLTGGSIAEVTLEQQEGGLLRLNLTDAGIDYRVSSALTQSMEVVRRRVDELGTTEPLIQRQGADRIIVQVPGLTDPQRLKSLLNQTAKLSFHMVDTSMPVTEAMNNRPPPSSEILYSTDDPAVPYLIEKRALVSGENLVDSQASFDQRSNEPVVSFRFDSRGAQRFAQATQQNVGRPFAIVLDQQVISAPVIREPILGGSGQISGNFTVEGANDLAVLLRAGALPATLTVVEERTVGPGLGADSINAGVVASGIGALFVVFFMIAFYGSWGVMANIALAANVAMILAVLSLIGSTLTLPGIAGIVLTMGMAVDSNVLVYERIREEAKAGRPLHQAIDTGFTKAFATIVDANLTTLIAAVVLFFLGSGPVRGFAVTLAVGIVTTVFTAFTMTQWLMAMWFRWKRPKHIPKGVRTGIFDAQNIRFMAVRNYTFALAGTLAFISLAGFATLGMNLGIDFKGGSIIEAQARNGNADISDIRERLSQLNLGEIQAQGFGGDASVLIRLQAQEGGENAEQSAIAKVRGELEEQYEFRRVEVVGPSVSSDLTFTATLGVAVSLLFILIYIWFRFEWQFAVGAIIATMHDVILTIGLFVFLGLEFNLTSIAAILTIIGYSLNDTVVVYDRMRENLRRYKKMPLNVLIDISINQTLSRTVLTGSTTLLALLALYMFGGEVISSFTLAMLFGVLIGTFSSIYIAAPVLIAFRLRPESFQQDDDKGDKATKTAAKAGA
- the yajC gene encoding preprotein translocase subunit YajC: MFITQAFAQGTTAAPSAMGSGFEMLLLFAPLMVVWYFFLIRPQRAQLKKRQESLSAIRRGDQVVLGGGLVGKVTKVVDDNELEVEIADGVKVRAMRTYIAEVRVKGEPVKTDAAS
- a CDS encoding peptidoglycan DD-metalloendopeptidase family protein: MRKSVSPKAGLPFARLCGAILLASTAAGCSSDATRFSSLFSTDNITTASIPRQQAGMNGQAPMPAENIGSGSVASQPNYNYNTQQQAMAQPMPAASTYQPASARAASTPVAVQRTELAAPIGAASSGGTDRNTARAEALAQPFPSAPAQNGNETVALAAPARNLAEPATTGTTPRTAGWSATNGARVTLKPGETIATLSDRYGVPQKEILRVNGLSKSSDVASGQMVIIPTFGGGANAARAASDSSAVPLDGKKPILPDQQQNVAVLPTSLNSREKQQTASASANGKALSGAGEGDAPGSYVVKPGDSLARIAKATGTPVEQLKKANGLTTANIRIGQTLRIPANGAGVAKAAPASDLVKTASVPAASTAGNQPAGYKAPTATKSVSEVASVDTESAAPEATGIGKYRWPARGAVIAGFGANVDGKRSDGISISVPTGTPVKAAENGVVIYAGNGLKELGNTVLVRHDDGTVTVYGHADALDVQRGQKVQRGQTIATSGMSGNVKRPMLHFEVRKNASPVNPMTFLE
- a CDS encoding ATP-binding protein — its product is MSDDTTLALLGEVKRLADAIERLAGPPPVVNDWSAADCFVWNAARHHLQPVVRPNRVELQLIRGVDHVRDILQDNTLRFAEGFPANNVLLWGARGMGKSSLVKAVHADIRKTTGVSLKLVEVHREDISSLPGLLDILKIAEHRIIVFCDDLSFDHDDTAYKSLKAALDGGIEGRPDNVLFYATSNRRHLLPRHMMENEQSTAINPSEAVEEKVSLSDRFGLWLGFHKCSQDDYLTMIDGYADHFKLPLDKTQLHHEALEWATTRGGRSGRVAWQYIQDLAGRMRISVDRPQA